A stretch of the Portunus trituberculatus isolate SZX2019 chromosome 11, ASM1759143v1, whole genome shotgun sequence genome encodes the following:
- the LOC123502388 gene encoding uncharacterized protein LOC123502388 isoform X1 — MFVLCCTIYVKTGIFLFLLMQATLTLKSSSTTSYKKCHYFQLLDKIRVACIEMNSATCISTFLLEVRISCPSAHMASHMPRRWNAVSEQHGRRRESGGQVVVETGRVCGLEINKQNTNNLVTSMHPS; from the exons ATGTTTGTGCTATGTTGCACAATATATGTAAAGACAGGAATATTCCTATTCCTATTGATGCAGGCCACCCTGACTTTGAAGAGCAGCAGCACGACTTCGTACAAGAAGTGCCACTACTTCCAGCTGCTCGACAAAATCCGGGTCGCCTGTATCGAGATGAATTCTGCAACTTGCATTTCAA caTTCCTGCTTGAAGTGCGGATCTCCTGCCCTTCAGCACACATGGCCAGTCACATGCCAAG ACGATGGAATGCTGTCAGCGAGCAGCATGGAAGAcgcagagagagtggtggtcaggtggtggtggagacagggagagtatGTGGCCTGGAGATTAACAAACAGAACACcaataatcttgtgacctccatgcacccttcctaa
- the LOC123502388 gene encoding uncharacterized protein LOC123502388 isoform X2, whose translation MFVLCCTIYVKTGIFLFLLMQATLTLKSSSTTSYKKCHYFQLLDKIRVACIEMNSATCISTFLLEVRISCPSAHMASHMPRIL comes from the exons ATGTTTGTGCTATGTTGCACAATATATGTAAAGACAGGAATATTCCTATTCCTATTGATGCAGGCCACCCTGACTTTGAAGAGCAGCAGCACGACTTCGTACAAGAAGTGCCACTACTTCCAGCTGCTCGACAAAATCCGGGTCGCCTGTATCGAGATGAATTCTGCAACTTGCATTTCAA caTTCCTGCTTGAAGTGCGGATCTCCTGCCCTTCAGCACACATGGCCAGTCACATGCCAAG aatcctgtaa